The stretch of DNA ACTACTAGACAACCAGACCATTGTCTTTCAGAAGCTTTTTTTAAGATCTGAAAAGTATTCGCAAGATTAGAAGTCATGGATGCTTATCAAAATTACTGATTCGATTTATATAATTCCCAAAAACCCGATCAAATTACCTTGAACAAGAAAGTTTTATGACTGTAGTGATAGCTGGCGATCGCTCTGGCGTAGGTAAAACCACAATTACTTTGGCTATGCTTGCTTATTTATCGCAACCAGGAAAAAAAATTCAAGCGTTTAAAGTTGGACCAGATTATATAGATCCAATGTTTCATCAAGCAGTAACAGGTAAACCTTCGCGCAATCTCGATCCGATTTTAACTTCAGAAACCTATGTTCAATCTTGTTTTACTCGTCACTGTCAGGATGCAGATTATGTTGTCGTTGAAGGGGTGATGGGTTTATTTGATGGTATTGCAAGGAAGCAGAGGGGAAATGGGGCAGAGGAGAAATGGAGATTTAATGATTATGGTAGTACTGCACATATCGCGAGATTATTAGATTTACCTATACTATTAGTTTTAGATTGTTCTCGCTTATCAACTTCGATCGCAGCAATTGTGCATGGTTATCGCACTCTCGATCCAAAACTCAAAATTGCAGGAGTAATCTTAAATCGAGTTGCAAGCGATCGCCATTTAGAATTATTGAAACAAGCTTTAACTGCGATCTCCATACCAATTTTAGGAGTTGTCAGAAGACAAGACCAAATTACTATTCCTGATCGACATTTAGGCTTAATTCCCACTGAGGAATTGCAACAACTCAATCAAATCTTTGATCGATTAGCCCATCTTGCTAAAACCAGCTTTAACTGGCATCATTTATTACTTTTACTCTCCCCCTCTGCCTCTGTTCCCCTCCCCTCTTCTCCCCTTCCTCTCTCTCCTAAAGCTAAAATTGCCGTAGCACGCGATCGCGCTTTTAATTTTTATTACCAAGACAATTTTGATATTCTGAGTCAATTAGGTGCAGAATTAATCTTTTGGAGTCCACTAGAAGATGAAAACTTACCGAAAGATATTCAAGGTTTTTATTTTGGTGGAGGTTTTCCTGAAGTCTTTGCCGAACAACTATCAGCCAATCAAATAATTATTCAACAAGTACACCAAGCAATTAAATCTGGACTTCCCACCTATGCTGAATGTGGTGGTTTAATGTATTTATGCCAGCAATTGATTGATTTTGAGCAAAAAGCTTGGCAAATGGTTGGGATAATTCCTAGTCATACAATTATGAGCGATCGCCTTATTCTAGGATATCGTCAAGCTACAGCTTTACAAGATAGTCCTTTAATCTTCAAAAACCAGACTATTGAAGGACATGAATTTCATCGTTCTCAAATTACTTCTTCTGCTGCTGAACCTCTTTGGCATCTTCGAGGCTATCATTCTCAAAACCAAAGAGTAATGGAAGGCTTCAAAATCTTTCAACTTCATGCTTCCTACCTTCATCTACATTTTGGTGAAAATAAATTTTTGGCACAAAATTTTATTCAATGTTGCTCAAATCAAAAGAATTAGCTACGATAAACATCAGTAAGTCATTCATCAACAATTACCGTTTAGGGACAAAAGGAGGTGATGCCCATGATCGATAGTAGTAAGATGATGGGTCTCCTAGTTGAAGATAGCCGGCTGTGTGCCGGGGCTGTTCTCTAGCAGTCGCTTAAATCCTCTACGGAGGTTAATTTATAGCAATGCTGCTGGAGTTCCTTCCGGCAGTCTGGTTTCAACTAGAAGATCCTAGCTAGACCGCTCTCACAATTAGGCATAAAAAGTAATTCAGTTCATTGCTGTTTACTTAAAACTGTCTTCCGTGGGGGCGGATAGTTTTTTTTAGTGACCAGTTATTCAGTTATCAGTAACTAGACGTAACATATTACTTCTGTACACTAGTCATCATTTATTTAATAGGGAATAGCTTTGATCAACCCAATGAAATAGCTTTTTATAGTTAACCTTTTTCAAAAAAGCTGTGATTTGTTCCAGGCTGAAACCAGAAAAATTATTGGCATACAACTACGCTACATAGATTTTTTGTATCTTACAATATAGATAAATAGAACGTTATATGGTAATGAACAACGCTCTATTTAAACATCGACACGAGGTGTGAGAAATAAATGTTAAAACTAAGCGCGTGGTCTTGGTTGGTTAATCCAGCCTATCTTGCTGTTGCTATTTTAATTCCAGCTACTGCGAATGCAACAGAAATTCCTTCAGATCAAGAAAATAAAGTATTAAATCAATTAGAAATCTATTCCCAAGAAGGACAAAGAGACTCTCTTAAACAAGTTACTAACGTCAATCAACTGCGAGATGTTTCTCCTACAGATTGGGCTTATGAAGCACTTCGTTCTTTAGTAGATCGTTATGGCTGTATTGCTGGATATCCTAATCAAACTTTTAGAGGGAATCAAGCCTTATCTCGTTACGAATTTGCTGCCGGTTTAAATAGCTGTTTAAATCAAATTGAACGTTTGATTGCTTCATCTGAATCTGTAGCCAGAGAAGATATTGAAACTCTTTCAAGATTAACCGAAGAATTCCAAACTGAACTCGCTACTTTAGGCGGAAGAGTAGACGATTTAGAAAGTCGCACTGCTTTCTTAGAAGATAATCAATTCTCTACTACTACTAAATTATCAGGAGAAGTAATTTTCGCTATAACTGACTCTTTTGGAGACAATGATGATAATCAAACAGTTTTAGGCGATCGCTTTCGTTTAAACTTTAATACTAGTTTTACTGGTAAAGATAAATTAGTCACTCGTTTAGCTGGAGGTAATTTAGATACTTTATTAGGCCCTACTAGCACTCAGACATTTAACCTTAACAACGACGAAGAGAATTCTAATAATGTCAGTGTTGATTGGTTGGCTTACTACTTCCCAATTGAATTAGGCGAAAAAACTCAATTAGATGTTTATACTGCTGCTTTTGGTGGTATTCACAGCGATTACGTTCCAACCCTCAATCCTTACTTTGAAGACTACGATGGTGGTAATGGTGCTTTATCGACCTTTGCTTCCGAAAGTCCAATTTATAGAATCGGTGCGGGTTCTGGTGCTGGCGTAAGTTTCAAATTTGGTTTGTTAGATAATCTTGTCGGCCCTAGTACCATAACCCTAGGTTACTTAGCAGGAGAAGCAGGAAATCCTTCAGAAGGGGCTGGTTTATTTAACGGTGATTTTGGTGCTTTAGCCCAACTTAATGTTGCTTTGAGTGATTCTATTAACCTTGGTGCTACTTATGTCAGAGGTTATAACGATGGTACACCTACCTTTGGCAATATTGTTGGTACTACCTTAGCTAATTTAGATGGAGTTCAAAAAACTACTAATACCTTTGGCGCACAAGCTACCTGGAAAGTTTCCGATGGAATTAATCTTAGTAGTTACTTTGCCTATCAAGATGTCAACGTTCAGGATGCTGATCTCGATGATGGTGAAGTTTGGACTTGGGGTGCTGGTATTGCTTTACCTGATTTTGGGAAAGAAGGTAATGTTTTGGGACTCTTTGCAGGTACACCACCTTATTTAGGAGATGCTGCTAGTAATAAAACTCCAATTCATGTAGAAGCTTTCTACAAATATCAAATCAACGATAACATC from Stanieria cyanosphaera PCC 7437 encodes:
- a CDS encoding cobyrinate a,c-diamide synthase gives rise to the protein MTVVIAGDRSGVGKTTITLAMLAYLSQPGKKIQAFKVGPDYIDPMFHQAVTGKPSRNLDPILTSETYVQSCFTRHCQDADYVVVEGVMGLFDGIARKQRGNGAEEKWRFNDYGSTAHIARLLDLPILLVLDCSRLSTSIAAIVHGYRTLDPKLKIAGVILNRVASDRHLELLKQALTAISIPILGVVRRQDQITIPDRHLGLIPTEELQQLNQIFDRLAHLAKTSFNWHHLLLLLSPSASVPLPSSPLPLSPKAKIAVARDRAFNFYYQDNFDILSQLGAELIFWSPLEDENLPKDIQGFYFGGGFPEVFAEQLSANQIIIQQVHQAIKSGLPTYAECGGLMYLCQQLIDFEQKAWQMVGIIPSHTIMSDRLILGYRQATALQDSPLIFKNQTIEGHEFHRSQITSSAAEPLWHLRGYHSQNQRVMEGFKIFQLHASYLHLHFGENKFLAQNFIQCCSNQKN
- a CDS encoding iron uptake porin, which produces MLKLSAWSWLVNPAYLAVAILIPATANATEIPSDQENKVLNQLEIYSQEGQRDSLKQVTNVNQLRDVSPTDWAYEALRSLVDRYGCIAGYPNQTFRGNQALSRYEFAAGLNSCLNQIERLIASSESVAREDIETLSRLTEEFQTELATLGGRVDDLESRTAFLEDNQFSTTTKLSGEVIFAITDSFGDNDDNQTVLGDRFRLNFNTSFTGKDKLVTRLAGGNLDTLLGPTSTQTFNLNNDEENSNNVSVDWLAYYFPIELGEKTQLDVYTAAFGGIHSDYVPTLNPYFEDYDGGNGALSTFASESPIYRIGAGSGAGVSFKFGLLDNLVGPSTITLGYLAGEAGNPSEGAGLFNGDFGALAQLNVALSDSINLGATYVRGYNDGTPTFGNIVGTTLANLDGVQKTTNTFGAQATWKVSDGINLSSYFAYQDVNVQDADLDDGEVWTWGAGIALPDFGKEGNVLGLFAGTPPYLGDAASNKTPIHVEAFYKYQINDNISITPGVIWLQNADQGINDEDDRFIGTLRTTFTF